One Chryseobacterium wanjuense genomic region harbors:
- the groL gene encoding chaperonin GroEL (60 kDa chaperone family; promotes refolding of misfolded polypeptides especially under stressful conditions; forms two stacked rings of heptamers to form a barrel-shaped 14mer; ends can be capped by GroES; misfolded proteins enter the barrel where they are refolded when GroES binds) yields MAKEIKFDIESRDALKRGVDALANAVKVTLGPKGRNVVIEKSFGAPHVTKDGVSVAKEIELEDRVENMGAQMVKEVASKTNDIAGDGTTTATVLAQAIVREGLKNVAAGANPMDLKRGIDKAVTAVVENLKSQSKTVGDSTEMVKQVASVSANNDETIGALIAEAFGKVGKEGVITVEEAKGIDTTVDVVEGMQFDRGYQSPYFVTNPEKMLAELENPYILLVEKKISSMKELLPVLEPIAQGGKSLLIISEEVEGEALATLVVNKLRGSLKIAAVKAPGFGDRRKAMLEDIAILTGGQVISEEQGFTMENISLDMLGTAEKVSIDKDNTTIVNGGGDESKIKGRVSQIKAQMETSTSDYDKEKLQERLAKLAGGVAVLYVGAASEVEMKEKKDRVDDALHATRAAVEEGIVAGGGVALVRAISALENLTGINSDESTGIKIVKRAIEEPLRQIVANAGGEGSVIVAKVAEGSGDFGYNAKTDEYVNMLEEGIIDPTKVTRVALENAASVSGMLLTTECVITEIKSAEPAIPMGGGMPGMM; encoded by the coding sequence ATGGCAAAAGAAATAAAATTCGATATTGAATCAAGAGACGCTTTAAAAAGAGGGGTTGATGCATTGGCTAATGCAGTAAAAGTAACGTTGGGACCAAAAGGGAGAAACGTAGTAATCGAAAAATCTTTCGGTGCACCTCACGTAACGAAAGACGGTGTTTCTGTAGCAAAAGAAATCGAACTTGAAGACAGAGTAGAAAATATGGGAGCACAAATGGTAAAAGAAGTGGCTTCCAAAACCAATGATATCGCAGGAGACGGTACAACTACCGCTACTGTATTGGCACAGGCTATCGTAAGAGAAGGTCTTAAGAACGTAGCTGCAGGTGCAAACCCAATGGACTTGAAAAGAGGGATCGACAAAGCAGTAACTGCGGTTGTTGAAAACTTAAAATCTCAGTCTAAAACTGTTGGAGATTCTACAGAAATGGTGAAGCAGGTTGCTTCAGTTTCTGCTAACAACGACGAAACAATCGGTGCATTGATCGCTGAAGCTTTCGGAAAAGTGGGGAAAGAAGGTGTTATCACCGTAGAAGAAGCTAAAGGTATCGATACAACGGTAGACGTTGTAGAAGGGATGCAGTTCGACAGAGGATACCAGTCACCTTACTTCGTGACAAACCCTGAGAAAATGCTGGCTGAACTAGAAAATCCATACATCCTTTTAGTAGAGAAAAAAATCTCTTCAATGAAAGAATTGCTTCCTGTTCTTGAGCCAATCGCACAGGGAGGTAAGTCTTTATTAATCATCTCTGAAGAAGTTGAAGGTGAAGCTTTGGCAACTTTAGTGGTAAACAAATTAAGAGGTTCTCTTAAAATTGCTGCTGTAAAAGCTCCGGGATTCGGAGACAGAAGAAAAGCAATGTTGGAAGATATCGCGATCTTAACTGGCGGACAGGTGATTTCTGAAGAGCAAGGTTTCACTATGGAAAACATCTCTTTGGATATGCTGGGAACTGCTGAAAAAGTATCGATCGATAAAGACAACACAACGATCGTAAACGGTGGTGGTGACGAAAGCAAGATCAAAGGAAGAGTTTCTCAGATCAAAGCTCAGATGGAAACTTCTACTTCCGATTATGACAAAGAAAAATTACAGGAAAGACTGGCTAAATTAGCCGGAGGTGTTGCTGTTCTTTACGTAGGTGCAGCTTCTGAAGTTGAAATGAAGGAGAAAAAAGACAGAGTAGACGATGCACTTCACGCTACAAGAGCAGCTGTTGAAGAAGGTATCGTTGCAGGTGGTGGTGTTGCTTTGGTAAGAGCGATCTCTGCTTTGGAAAACCTTACAGGAATCAATTCTGACGAGTCTACAGGTATTAAAATCGTAAAAAGAGCCATCGAGGAGCCATTGAGACAAATCGTTGCTAATGCAGGTGGCGAAGGTTCTGTAATCGTTGCTAAAGTAGCAGAAGGAAGTGGAGATTTCGGATACAACGCAAAAACTGACGAATACGTAAACATGCTTGAAGAAGGGATCATCGATCCTACAAAAGTAACAAGAGTTGCCCTTGAAAACGCAGCTTCTGTTTCTGGAATGCTTTTAACAACTGAATGTGTAATCACTGAAATTAAGAGCGCAGAACCAGCTATACCAATGGGTGGTGGAATGCCGGGAATGATGTAA
- a CDS encoding four helix bundle protein — translation MRDYKRYDIWKIAHELVKEIYIISESFPKSELFGLTSQIRRASVSIPTNIAEGCGRSTDKEFARFLEISIGSTNETEYLLFLSCDLGFTTEDKLSSLNPKLNLIRQKLIQLRKKLLNNN, via the coding sequence ATGAGAGACTACAAAAGATATGATATCTGGAAAATTGCCCATGAGTTGGTAAAAGAAATTTATATTATTTCTGAAAGCTTTCCAAAATCAGAACTTTTTGGCTTAACATCTCAAATAAGAAGAGCATCAGTCTCTATTCCAACAAATATTGCGGAAGGTTGTGGAAGATCAACCGATAAAGAATTTGCAAGATTTTTAGAAATAAGTATTGGTTCAACAAACGAAACGGAATATTTACTTTTTCTCTCTTGCGATTTAGGTTTCACAACCGAAGATAAATTATCAAGCCTTAATCCTAAACTGAATTTAATCAGACAAAAACTTATACAACTTAGAAAAAAATTATTAAATAATAATTAA
- a CDS encoding Shedu immune nuclease family protein: MKINDFILRYSFANNYNKDGICRIRTFVNSHSKILVLITDLDTKNTSASVTNSIEAICKTLIEKYRMTETSIFIEHYEPSIGRNHIFDIIKLNKENNTEWESITYERVLELLECDDNEIGDMTLKNIELLEEIEQLRTLIAPHSELPDQLESQYILRQFEIEKNMISKNSLYELITKNSTETEFLNLLKNDLSFFAEIYASPNDSYVCFSEFPINNGFVDFMLLTGMSRMDVFLIEVKGADFNLLNKGNYKKFNYKIDTAANQIRDRLRYIHENITSFRNLVHDCREKAFNRDKLFNAFIGPEQDTLVDKNKDINIHNIVIGGRTQNDLEESYKRHNFESTFNLPFKLESWDTFYRKLRRK; this comes from the coding sequence ATGAAAATTAATGACTTCATTCTTAGATACTCATTCGCAAATAATTACAATAAAGATGGAATTTGCAGAATTAGAACATTTGTAAATTCCCATTCAAAAATATTAGTACTTATTACTGATTTAGATACAAAAAATACTTCTGCATCTGTTACAAATTCTATTGAAGCAATTTGTAAAACGTTAATTGAGAAATATCGAATGACTGAAACTAGTATTTTTATTGAACATTATGAACCATCTATTGGTCGCAACCATATCTTTGATATTATTAAATTGAATAAAGAAAATAATACAGAATGGGAATCTATAACATACGAAAGAGTTTTAGAATTACTTGAATGTGATGATAATGAAATAGGTGATATGACTCTCAAAAATATTGAATTGTTGGAGGAAATTGAACAACTTAGAACGTTAATTGCTCCACATTCAGAATTACCTGACCAGTTAGAATCTCAATATATCTTAAGACAGTTTGAAATTGAAAAAAATATGATTTCAAAAAATTCTTTGTACGAATTAATAACAAAAAATTCAACTGAAACTGAGTTTTTGAATTTGTTAAAAAATGATTTGTCTTTTTTTGCAGAGATCTACGCATCTCCAAATGATAGCTATGTATGCTTTTCTGAGTTCCCTATAAATAATGGCTTTGTTGATTTTATGCTTTTAACAGGCATGTCAAGAATGGATGTATTCCTTATTGAAGTAAAAGGAGCTGATTTTAATTTACTAAATAAAGGCAATTATAAAAAATTCAATTATAAAATTGATACGGCGGCTAATCAAATTCGTGATAGATTAAGATATATACATGAAAATATAACATCTTTTAGAAATCTTGTTCATGACTGTAGAGAAAAAGCATTCAATAGAGATAAGCTTTTTAATGCATTTATTGGTCCTGAACAAGACACTCTTGTAGATAAAAATAAAGATATTAACATTCATAATATAGTAATAGGTGGGCGTACTCAAAATGATTTAGAGGAAAGCTACAAAAGACATAATTTTGAATCGACCTTTAACTTACCATTTAAATTGGAATCATGGGATACATTTTATCGGAAGTT